A stretch of DNA from Scleropages formosus chromosome 13, fSclFor1.1, whole genome shotgun sequence:
CAAAATTTTAATGGTATAAATctattattttcaataaaaaggAGAAATTGATTGAGTAAATggttttaattttctgcaaagCCTTCAAAGAATTTTCTGTCCTTAAAAGAGacaatgtgtttttcagttgtatCTGCTGTAACCCTGTATCAGGGGCGAACGCTGGAGACAGGTAAGTGGAGGATCCAAGTGCGGGTGAGTTTTTATTCAAGTAACCAGGTTCCAGGGACAAGGCCAAAtcaaggtcagggacaggcgaaggtctgaGAGGCGCAAACGTCATAAACGGGGCGATCCAAGTCGTGGTCGAGGAGAACAAGCAAaaggtcaggaacaggaaacAGGCAAGGCACTAATGGCAAGAACGCTGAGACTGCAAAGCACGAGGCGATTGCAAGAACCCGCGCCCGAGTGTGGACGAGGAGCCCTTTAATGCTTGGTCTTCTTGAGTGGACGCAGGTGCGGCTGCCTGGCTccttcccgggggcgtgacacccTGTAAAATGacaatcttttttctttcatataaaCATATGTGGCTGAGCAATTTTGTCACACTCTGTAGGAATTCATAAAACTCATCAATGACAAAAGCTTGTTCTAAGTGGGGTCatagcaaaccggagcctaacccagcaacacagggtgtagggggaggggggacacccgggatgggactccagtccaccgcCAGGTATCCCaattgggacttgaaccccagaactagcagagagcaggacctgaccaagcctgctgtgctgccacacCCCCAGCATGTTTAACTCAACTACAGTATATGTGCCCTAGGAGAATGTCCAACGGCAGGCAATAAAGCATGCAACCTCAAACTATTAGTTGATAAACTATTTTAGCAACCATTCCcacaaaatgcatatttagCTTTTTACCATTTGAACACATCTGTTGATGACATCATGCCAGCTGAACTATAATTAAACCACCCATGTTTTCAGAGCAGTccttaataaatgtataagtgGTTTGTGGATTTGCAAAAGCactctggaaaatattttcatcttaTGATTGCCTTAATGTGGTGAGTATTTGGTTCTTACTTTGTATTGGACACAGTGACCACACAGCAATGGGTTTTGGGACTGCTTAAGCAAGCTGTAACCAtttgaaaacacagtaaatctcCCTCAGTGTTAAACCAACTCTGAGAAAGTTAAATCAGCTTAAATTGGACAGTTAATTTTGAACGTACAGGGATCACACAAAGACTGCAAGCGCTTGAACACTGCAGAATTTTCTGTGGATTCCGGGTGGAGGTGTTAATGGAAATCACAGTATTCACAAGGTACTTCTAAAGGGAACTTAAGTATGCgaaaatataaaaactgtattaaaatctatatttaacagatgcttttctacaaagcaacatacacctAAGGCAAACCAAAATCTGTCTTGAGacacaacagaaaaagaaacaggccCAGGTGCAGAACTGCACAAGAAGACAAGTGCATCAGAGTCTGTAGTCTGAGAAACAGATGCCTTCCAGGTCCTTAGATGGTTGCTTCCCTAAATAGTACACACCAAATATCAGTGTAATCTGCAACAGTGAAAACACGATTCTAGGATGCTGCCCTCAGAGACGGAGTTTCACAGAAAAAGCCGGATCTAAAACTGGCaaattaaaataagtaaaaatgggcaaaagacCACAGACACTTAATGGTGGATGACTATAAAAGGGTATTATGGACAATTGGGTATAAGTTTGAGGAggagaacacaaacacattggcTGCAACCACttattccaagcagggtcacggcaagccagagcctaacccagcaacacagggtgtgaggggACACATGCAGAACAGGACCCCcagctgtcacaaggcaccccaagcaggacttgggccccagacccaccagagagcaggcacaggccaaacctgctgtgccaccaggtCACCACACCCCTGTCAGAGAACATATGTGAACAAATGAAAGGATGCTGGAGGAGTGCTTGATCCCTTCTGTCAAGCGTGGTGGGGAAATGTAACAGTATGGGGCTGCTTTGGTGCTGGTAAGGTGGGAGATTTACACCGGGCAAAAAAGCAAGGaataatgaaacagaaatttACCGCTATTCTACAACATCATGCCATCCCCTGTGGTCAGCGCCTGATTCATGCAAATTTCACCATGCAGCAGCACAACACCCCAAAGCATACTTCTAAGCTATACGCAACATATTTGGTGAAAAAACAGGATGCCGGACTACTGTCTTTGATGCACTGGTTGGCACAATGGAGGATTCTTTTAGAAATGTAGAGTTCGATGCATAGAACagttatatgaaataaaaataaggttATGACATTGTCATTGTATTGACGATCAATTCCGTAAAAAACATGACAATTTCTGAGTGATTCTAAACTTCTGAATACTAGTGTACATGACATACTCAAAGTTTGGAGGTGGCCCTTATCAGTTAGTAATTGAGATGTTCATATGCAACATGCAACAGTTGAACAGTACACATACTGGAGTTTTATTTTCGAAAACATGGAAATTCAGaatatatgaaacaaaatattttgagaAATATCCCAAAGATATGCAATACAGCATCAGACTCATCCCCAGGAAAGGATTTCAACtcaaaatggataaaaaaaaacaccaagctGGTACCATATGGGAGTGGGATAaagtggaatgaaatgaaaggaTTTAGGCCTGGATCAGATCTGGAATAGTGTCAACCCGACAGTTTGTTTCAGTGCACAGAACAAACTGTTCGATATCCACTTAAAGTGAAAAACTTTACATAACAGTGAAAAAAAGTGGATTCTTTTTCAATTTCTTACTAAAACAATCAAGAATGTTTTCCTGTTGTTATATTATATGCTATGCaatattatatatgttatatattacaTGTTATAATGTTCAGatgcatacattttaatgttctttcaGGGCCCCGAAATAGCAAAACTTACATGCAACCTGTCTgaaagcaaatgacaaaaagAGTATTAACATTGCATAAATGACAATTTGCTAGAATTTTCATACTAGTAATGTGAGTTAATGGAGTAAtctaaaaatactgaaattccTTATAACAATGCAGTACAACTAAGTAAAAACTTGCTTTTGTATGTTACATGAATAAACATAACAACCTACAGAAATTCATTTTATCAAGAAaataatatgcatatttatatacataaaatgAACACCTCAGAAAACTTTGTGATGAAGAATGGATTTTTTAATGAGACAAGGCAAATACAAAGGTATAAAAGAACCTTTCCTAAAGGGAGCAGTCCCAAAATTTACCATTACTCCTTTAAATCATCTCAAATAAATGAAGAGAAACCATTAAATGAATCTTGATATCCGTAATGAATACATTACTGAAGAAGATTCAGAATCCACTGTACAACTCAACAATCAAAGCAGTACTGACAGAGAAATGTGCTTAATGTTTTATAGTATGATGACTTCAGCAAGTGATGCTACCGTATAGCCAAAGCGGTATGAAGAGACGTGTTATGAAACATGTGACATCTAACCGTCCTCGAGATTTCCATAATCCTCTTCGGAAAGGCTGAGCGTGGAAATTCAAAGTTGCCAAGAACTGCGGGTAACAAAGGTACATGGCCTAAGACTGCAGGGTCAGACGAGTTCAACTTTAGAGTTGGGGTAGACAGCAACAACGTCGTAGCCTTCTGGCGGCTGCACGCGGGCCTTAGCGTGCGTCTCACAGTACAGGTTTTCCTCAATGAAGAAGTAACCCCTCTGCTTGAGATTCACGCCGCAGTCGTCACACATGAAGCAGTCTGGGTGGTACAGCTTGTCTCTGGCTTTCACAATTGTGCCCCTGTGGACACAGAAATGACCACTTTCACCTTGTAGCAGCAGATGGCATGATGGTTGAAGACCGTGACTTATTACCCAAAGTCTGTTGCCAGATACGGAACATAACAATAGCACTAAACACGAAGGCTTGTGTATACTGCATGTGTGAAActgtagtgctgctctctgggaACGTAAGCATACTTTTGTGCCCAGTACTCACACAATGGCGTTTCCACAGCGGGTGCACTGAGTAAGCTGCTGTAGGCTTGGTTTGGGGCCAAGGTGTTGCACTGGGGACCTGATGGGGGATCTCACACTCTTCACCGCAGCCGGCCTGTCTGTCGGAGAGAGACCTGCAACAGATTGTCACCACAGTGAGCTCGGTAATTCAGAGGGAAGTGTAATAGAGCCGCTGCCAGGTTCAAGTTTCACCTCTTGGTGTAATACCTTCAAGCAAGTAGCTTATCAAAgtaagatgctttgaagaaaggcatcagctaaataaatggaaatgtaagcaAGAGCAAGTTGTGACTAGCGGTATTGTGACACAATAACAATTCCAAACACTGTACAATAAGTACGGCCAACAAGCCTGTGTTGACAAGCTTCCCAAGTTCTTCCATAGCGCACAAAATAAGGCATCTCCTCACATACAGTGCAGACGGAGATACGAATTCAACATCAGTAACTAGTCTGCCAGTTTACTCACTCCAGATATTTTCATACTCATCGCCACTTCCCAGTACATGAAACGCATCCGACCtataacatgaaaaaataacacaaaagcCTGATAGTGAAGCAAGCAGGCCTGCGAAAACACAGCCGTCCAGCCTATGAGCCGTTGCTGTTAACACTTTACAGACACTGTTGCTTCAGTACAGACACGTTCACTTCAGGATGAGTCAGACGATATTGTTCCTTAGAAGGTAGTAATGACCTCACTGACATCAAAACAAAGTCTGAACTAAGATTTGTCATCATTTTCTAGAAAAATGAATCATCCTGATGTCAATTCACTGTATTTCTAAAGGGAAAAGAGGCAATAAAGTTTTAAGTGCAAACAGTTACAAACTTGAATTCATTACTCCCTTGTGATACctgtaaaatcacacacacacacacacacacacacacacacacacactggctgaaaccgcttctcccaagcggggtcatggcaaagcggagcctaatccggcaaaaCATGGAATTGAAATGGTGACattaactacagtatttgtttgtttgttatattGTGGGGTTTGTTCTACTGCCGGTAAAATGCAAAACGCAATCAGTATGCATATTTAAGTTTTAGTACAGAGCTTATTCATGTGAttctggcaaaaaaataaaaagtgacaaatCAGTTGTCATAATATCAGGTTTTCACAGTATGCCTAACctaacacaaaaaaatccaaaaggtTTCAAAAGCTGGCACTAAATATTGTTATAAACTATGTTCatcaaaggaaaaaagcaattgatCTGAAAATTGAGGGAGAAGACTTTTCTCCAATTGGTACTAATTTTCAAACTGTATTCCTCTGAGCtttgttttttataaaatatttattgtaatgtgTACAATAGAATTCATAGTAAATGCTAAAGGAAAGCATGTCTGAGGATAATAAACTGGTGCTGAATGTTAAAAACATAGACTCAACAATGAAAGGCTTAAACTTTGTTATAATGCGTTTTGATACTGCTGTCATTGACAGAAAACAGGAATATTATACAAGCTTATAGAACCGGTTTCCTGTTTCACGCCCTGTAGAGGCCATAAAGGGAATGTTGCTGCTGGTATTTATTTATAGGAGCTCACAGTTTCAAGAAATCTATATAAAATTTGGGCAAATAAGAAGACCcatgaaaacatttattctgaGTCATCCTACAATATTCACCTCCATCCTCTGCTTCGAGCATGTCCTGCAGGTAGCGGAAAGAGCCGGACTGTTTGGGTGCTGCGGGGGGCTCCTCCTGGTCCTTCAGCATTCTGTAGACTTCAGACTCTCCATGGAAGCCGTTGTTAAAGCCAGGTCTGTCTGTAGTCGGCTCTGGGCTGAAACAGGTATCATAAAGTTACCATAAGAACTGTAGGCATATTCATGCATCCCCTGCTTTGAAATTCCTACTGCTGATTTAGCCAAGCTTGCAAAATAAATGCCATAGTAGAGCTTTTGCTCTACTGATCACATTAAATAGAAATGATGTGTCTGAATGTATGTAATATAACTAATAATTGAAGAGTCGGTCTTTTCATGCTGTAAGGGCAAGCAGAGACTGCATTATGCAATGCTTGAACATGAATATACTTATCTCTGATTTGAACTATTACATGTTGTTTACAAATCTGTGATGTCTCACCTGGTGGAGCCGAGACTGAGGTTGGTCATTTGCTTTGGCAAGCTGCCATTCCTGCTGTTGGAATAAAGCCCGGCGGGGCTGTTGTACTGCGTGGGCGACTTTGAGCTGCCATTGTTGACAGGCATCTCCTGGATGGGCTGGGCCACTTTGCCATGGTGGCCACTTCCAATGGGTACAAAAacctggagaaaaacacaaaagaacatAAGGCGAAAGCAATACAAGCCTCGGCAACATCCAAAATCTTAAGAAGTGAAATTTTACAGGGTTTGATAAAGCACAGAAAGAACATCCGAAATTCATCGCTAAGAATGCTTTTGTTCCAAACTTTGTTGTATAGTTCATCACCTGGTAACTATATATAACAAAAAACTAATAATAGTCTATAGTCTTAATGCTTTATACAATTGGGACAATACAAAATTGAATCTTGTTGGCATCCATGAGTTACTGATGTGAATAAGGTCATTTTGGGAAAACGGAATGAACTTAAAAATGTATGATGCAACAAGAGGAAAAGAGGGACGAAACCTGTGGCAATTTGTTGGAATATGAAAAATTGCTAGGGTACAGTGGATGCTTACAGCATGCAGATTTTGGAGCAAGCTTCTCCAAATCACAGTCGTACACTTGCTAATTTCCCTGGGCCCGGATCTTCAGGTATACAAAGAAGCGGAGCCAGAAGAGACAGGTCTTCTTCTCTTATTCCCACGCTAAGGTTTCTCATTGGCTTCCTTCATGGGACTCCAAACCCCTATCCAGATGTTGCACTGCACTAATGAACTGTAACATTGTTCTGCCACCATACTGTGTTTCTGGGAACTTTTATGCCCTTCTTTTCTAAGAAGACACAATCTGTGTAAATACCTGAACAGCTGATTTTGGCAAATTTACAGTGGAAGGTAGCTTGAATTAAATCGTGACCACAAGCTGTCAAGACTGAAACTTGTGTTGACAATTTGGACATCCATGTCAAGAAAAGCAAGATCgtaaattttattatatttttgatgTGTTTGCATTCTGAAGAACTGGACTGACATTTGAAGAAATGCACTTAATCATTATTCCcatgacacacagtgacagcgAACATTCATCATTGTCACTGCATATTGCCTACATCCATATCGGGGTTGAACTAGGAAGTTAAAGTAAATTATAAGTGACAATCATCTCCGGGAAAATGGCTCATTTGTAGTTGCCCACATAAATCtaccaaataaaaaatacaatcacaatacaaaaataca
This window harbors:
- the LOC108929650 gene encoding PDZ and LIM domain protein 4-like isoform X2 — its product is MTHMEAQNRIKACSEHLALAISRSEKTICSPTVSEDEKTSQCKANMDCESKVFVPIGSGHHGKVAQPIQEMPVNNGSSKSPTQYNSPAGLYSNSRNGSLPKQMTNLSLGSTSPEPTTDRPGFNNGFHGESEVYRMLKDQEEPPAAPKQSGSFRYLQDMLEAEDGGLSPTDRPAAVKSVRSPIRSPVQHLGPKPSLQQLTQCTRCGNAIVGTIVKARDKLYHPDCFMCDDCGVNLKQRGYFFIEENLYCETHAKARVQPPEGYDVVAVYPNSKVELV
- the LOC108929650 gene encoding PDZ and LIM domain protein 4-like isoform X1; translated protein: MTHMVTLEGPSPWGFRLVGGRDFSAPLTVSRVTSGSKAAHANLCPGDVILAINGDRTENMTHMEAQNRIKACSEHLALAISRSEKTICSPTVSEDEKTSQCKANMDCESKVFVPIGSGHHGKVAQPIQEMPVNNGSSKSPTQYNSPAGLYSNSRNGSLPKQMTNLSLGSTSPEPTTDRPGFNNGFHGESEVYRMLKDQEEPPAAPKQSGSFRYLQDMLEAEDGGLSPTDRPAAVKSVRSPIRSPVQHLGPKPSLQQLTQCTRCGNAIVGTIVKARDKLYHPDCFMCDDCGVNLKQRGYFFIEENLYCETHAKARVQPPEGYDVVAVYPNSKVELV